ACAAATAAGTAGATAAGGGATCTCCCTGTCATAAACCTCGCAGGCTTGAAACTCTCGCTTTCTTTCGTATTAAACCGAGTCCGGTATCCAATAGTGGATACACATTGCATAATTTATCCAATTATCAGGAAACTCAGTTTAGCATAATATCCTTCAAAAAAGACCACTCAACCCTATCATAAGCTTTATGCATATCAAGGTTGATAGCGCACAAACCCTCCCTTCCCtcttttttaacacagtacagtcACATATGCTCATATATACGCACATACACTCACCTCTATAAACGCACACATGCACACCCTATCcttatgagcacctccgagagattgagccggcacatcatcttgagattgacgaagtcgCTACATTGTAAACACCCATAAGCCACTAAACCATTGTCGGAGTTTAAAATTTTTATTGTTGCTAATGATTCTTTCAGAGACACATTTTTTTGGAAATGAGAGACACACAGTTCTAATACTCCCTCCTTAGAGAAATATAAGAACGTTTAGATCATCTTTAACAAGACGCCCTGATAGTGACATAATCCTACGGTTCGGGAGGGGACCATTCCAGCGCTCTGGCCGGTCGACCGGCGCAGAGTAGCGCTCCTGCGCCCACCAAAATATGAACCGTCTCGGTCGAGAAGCAGACCAGACAGATCAGCGGTGAGCCCTAGCTCCCCTCTCCACCCCGGACGAGACTTGCATGCTCCCCCGGTGTGTGCCCATCCGTGCTCCCGTGCACGTGTCTTGATTTGATTGAAACAAAATAAGGACCGGCCCCACCCCCTTAAAATCAGGAGGGGAGATGATTAGattagaaaagaaaagaaaaacagcCGTGGGATGAAGTGGGAATACGGATGAGCCGGATCCACCCGCCCCTACCCGCCGCCGTCTTGCCGAAGGGCGAGCGTGACACGTGATACGCGACGCCCAGCTCTGCTCGGCTCCGGGGCTGACAGCGGACGCGGCTCGGCACCTAGgtgcgtctctctctctccctctctctagCAAAATGGGCTATGATTGCGGCGGAAAGGATTAGCCCTATGCGTAGCCGCTGTTTTGATTCACCAAGACGACGCAAACCCTAATTCGGTCACGGTTTAGCCGTCACCCCTCAGACGATGCGATGTGTACACGAGCTGCTCTATTTCTTGATCCATCCTCGTGCCTTGTACTAGTACGTTTGTTCCGAATTGGTAGAGTGTTTCACCTGCTGTTTGCTCACACGGCTGAGCTGAACTCGCAGGTATGTCTACTTCCCGATCTGCAGAAGAAACCTCCCAGGTGGCAATTGCTTTTTTGGACAGTGATGATGATGAGGGCAAGGCCCCATTATCCTTCGAGAGGGCAAATACGACTGTCAGTACTGTGAAAGACATACCTTCCATTGTGAATCCTGATATTTTCGGCAACATTGGTGACGATGCCCCATTATCCTTTAGGAGGGCTGGTGAAGAACATGGGCCCCAGTTATCCTTCAAGATGGCAAGTATCTCCGTACTGAAGAACAGGCGCTCATTTGTGAGTCCTGATACTTTCGGCAACATTGGTGACAATGCCCCATTATCCGTCAGGAGGGCTGGCGAAGAACATGGGCCCTGGTTATCCTTCAAGAGGGCAAGTACCTCTGTACTGAAGAACAAACGCTCATTTGTGAATCCTGATATTTTCGGCAACATTGGTGACAATGCCCCATTATCCTTTAGGAGGGATGGTGAAGAACATGGGCCCAGGTTATCCTTCAAGAGGGCAATTACCTCTGTCAAGAACAGGCACTCATTTGTGAATCCTGATATTTGTGCCCCATTATCCTTCAGGAGTGCTGGTGAAGAACATGGGCCCTTGTTATCCTTCGAGAGGGCAAGTACCTCTGTGCAGGACCGGCCCTCGGTTGTGAATCCTACTTTGTTTGACAAGTATGATGTCAAGGCCCCATTATCGTTCAGGAGGGCAACTACCTCTGTGAAGAACACGCCCTCGGTTACAAATCCTGTTATTGACAATGATGATGACGAGGCCCCATTACTTTCCTTCGAGCAAAAAAGtgaagatcatgccaaatcaggGAGTGGAAATGGTGGATCACAAGGTGGAAGACCCAagaagaaatataagagcatcaCATCGATACTAAGCACTGAAGAAACCATGGAACAGAAAGCATCAAATCAAGGACAACAATACTCAATCTCAAGGTGCATGGAGGTGTTGCATGGCATGGATGATGTATCCGACGAGATCAAGGTCCTTGCCTCCGATGTTTTGAAGGATGCATCAAGTCGAGAGTTTTTTCTATGCTATGAATCAAGACTCCGTGGTTTGTGGTTGAAGAAGGAAGTGGCTAAACTTGGCACTCAATTGCCTCCATGTAAGTGATGCTGCCTTTGCCTTCAACTCTATTTCTTCTTGCTAGCCAATGGCTATGTGTGTGTGCTTGACTGAATCTGGATATTAATTTGTACCAATATATCAAATACCATCTTATATATATGCACAACTTGGTGAAAATAGAGGTTTTATGAATATGTAGTATATACATGCTTGTTTTTTGTGGATGTGCTACGATTAATTTTGTTGCATTTCCTTTAACAATTGGAAGTTTTAATCATGCGTGCTAGTCCTATTAATTAATTTATCTGTCAGAGTTCTGCTAGGGTATCTGATGAGATCATTGTGTGATGATAATGTTGTACAGTTTCTAAGTTCAGTTACCGACGAGACATCCAGATTTTCTGTTGTTGGTATTCGTCGAAATATAGTTCCATTTTCTGTAACACATAGGCGAGCAAATATCATGACATCTTCATTTTCAATTGATTTGTGCCACGATCCATTTTAAATATTTTATAGATGTGCATCAGGGCAATCCTTCCATTATTATTTGATATGACTGTTGAAGTGTTGATGCTGCTCATAACTGTATGGTTTTCCATTGGAAAGTTCCACACACTGGATTCAGAATCTTATTTTTTTCACACATGTAGTAGCCAAGGTGTGAATCTGACATGCTCCTGTGGATGCCAGCACATGTTGTACAGAATGTGATTTTTCCTTTTTCTCGGGTTCCTAAGATAAAAGCAACACTATTCACTCTAACCCGAGTTTCATTTTCCCTGATGTGGTGTTAAGGGTCTGGTTTGGTAAAGGGGATGCAATCTGCCAACCTATATATGTTGATATGAATGGCAGCTTCCTTAAAATTTTAAGGCCTACAATCGTACAAAACTAGATTTATTAACTTGAGAACTGACACTTATGCAAAGAAGTTGCATTTATGCTTTTTTTTTGCTTAACTGAGCCTAATGAGTGTATCATATGTTCATACTGCAGGATAGAGTGCAGGAGCATGCTGTCAATCTCAAGtgctttttggctcatgagttcaaGTCTTTGTGCGAATGTGGGACTGATTAGAAGATATGTTCTGTAGATTTATCAGCATAGTTATCTTCAACAAAAAAGTGGATTATGTTACTTCTGTTTGTGGATATGGTTGCCTGCGGTTTCTGGCTATAGTTTGATCTGGAGTATGTGTTCTACTCGCTGCTTTATTGTGTGCTCGGTTCACTAGCTCGCTTCGAAGTTCAGTACTCTGCTCGTATCAGAGATGAACTAGCACCGCTCTCTCTATCATCCAAAATTTTAACCAAGGGAAGAACTAGGCCCGTACTAGTGAACTAAGTATTCAGTTCAGACTATTCAGTGCTCAGTTGGTACCAGAGATACTAAGCTACCAATGGTATGTTAGGTTCAAGTGAGCTATACTACATTCCAACGGAGAACGTCTAATTCACAGCGGTGTTTTGGCTCCtaggtgcatatgcacccattgtctAAATACACATTTTGAAAAGTTGAAAAATTCGGAATAAAAATCCGGCGGGTATATCTGGACATTCTATGTGCGTGCACAAAGTTTCGGTGAAAAACGACTTTTTTGTGGTTTGTGTAAAAAAGATAAAGAAATGCCTCGTGAATAGTTATAATGAAGCATCCGAAATTgacttttttacacaagccacaaaaaaccTCGTTTTTTAC
The sequence above is a segment of the Aegilops tauschii subsp. strangulata cultivar AL8/78 chromosome 6, Aet v6.0, whole genome shotgun sequence genome. Coding sequences within it:
- the LOC141025336 gene encoding uncharacterized protein, whose amino-acid sequence is MSTSRSAEETSQVAIAFLDSDDDEGKAPLSFERANTTVSTVKDIPSIVNPDIFGNIGDDAPLSFRRAGEEHGPQLSFKMASISVLKNRRSFVSPDTFGNIGDNAPLSVRRAGEEHGPWLSFKRASTSVLKNKRSFVNPDIFGNIGDNAPLSFRRDGEEHGPRLSFKRAITSVKNRHSFVNPDICAPLSFRSAGEEHGPLLSFERASTSVQDRPSVVNPTLFDKYDVKAPLSFRRATTSVKNTPSVTNPVIDNDDDEAPLLSFEQKSEDHAKSGSGNGGSQGGRPKKKYKSITSILSTEETMEQKASNQGQQYSISRCMEVLHGMDDVSDEIKVLASDVLKDASSREFFLCYESRLRGLWLKKEVAKLGTQLPP